The Solanum pennellii chromosome 11, SPENNV200 genome contains a region encoding:
- the LOC107004961 gene encoding pentatricopeptide repeat-containing protein At2g15820, chloroplastic isoform X1 — protein sequence MSTPLLCNTSLIQSSMPTVLRPPSSPLRHHHGGRRHHRHHLLPSSPFFLPLKPLSLSPSISLYTPFSSSSTSPQQLLLDSLENQVDFDNWDPVSASGVAESFNFDDSFDSVELKKFETPAIEVRELEDIPDQWRRARLAWLCKELPAHKTPTMVRILNAQRKWFRQEDGSFVAVHCTRIRENEAAFRVYKWMMQQHWFRFDFALATKLADFLGKERKHLKCREIFDDIINQGRVPCESTFHILIIAYLSSSGPSVLDEACNIYNRMVHLGGYKPRLNLHNSLFKALLGKTSSESKQFLKQAEFIYQNLTSSGLEIHRDIFGGLIWLHSYQDVVDMERIAALRAEMRSRGIKESKEVLVSVLRACSKDGNVEEAERTWSKLLSIDGSPPSQAFVYRMEVYAKIGEPTKSLKVFRRMQEQLGSTSVAAYHKIIKVLSKYQKLDLADSIMSEFINSGMKQLVPSFIDLMRMYSVAGLHEKLESTFLWYREVCHPNLTVFNIYLDLLVNTGNLSLAEEIFHEMRGNVAIGVDSRACNSILRGYMTSAEYVKAVKIYNLMRQKKYDVEIESSLMERLDYVLSLREKVVEKPIRLKLTAEQREVLTGLLLGGVQIRSDGERRLHAIHYEFNEESRIHSIFKRHIHDEFHEWLGSHDMMVDSTADIPSSFTTISHSDFTFYANQFWPNGRPCIPKLIHRWLSPRVLAYWYMYGGYRTSSGDILLRVKGSSEGVVSILKALKAKSLHCRVKNRGRVFWIGFLGDNATFFWKMVEPFILDELKGLLKAGGDSNGSLEIQCINFDSESESDEKKSGYSEPDTSLSD from the exons ATGTCCACTCCACTGTTATGTAATACTTCCCTTATCCAATCCTCCATGCCCACCGTCCTCCGCCCTCCCTCCTCCCCACTCCGCCACCA CCACGGCGGCCGGCGGCATCATCGCCACCACCTCTTACCTTCATCACCCTTTTTCCTTCCCCTAAAACCCCTTTCATTATCTCCCTCAATATCCCTTTACACCcccttttcttcatcttccaCTTCACCCCAACAACTTCTACTCGATTCCCTAGAAAATCAAGTTGATTTCGACAATTGGGACCCCGTTTCTGCTTCTGGGGTTGCTGAAAGTTTCAATTTTGACGATTCTTTTGATTCTGTAGAGTTGAAGAAGTTTGAAACCCCAGCTATTGAGGTGAGGGAATTAGAGGATATACCTGATCAATGGCGTAGGGCAAGATTAGCTTGGCTTTGTAAAGAGCTTCCTGCTCATAAGACGCCTACTATGGTTAGGATTTTGAATGCACAAAGGAAGTGGTTTAGGCAAGAAGATGGGAGTTTTGTTGCTGTTCATTGTACGCGAATTCGCGAAAATGAAGCTGCTTTTAGG GTTTACAAATGGATGATGCAGCAACATTGGTTTCGATTTGATTTTGCTCTAGCTACAAAACTAGCAGATTTCTTGGGAAAGGAACGAAAGCACTTGAAGTGCCGGGAGATTTTTGATGACATAATTAATCAGGGACGAGTGCCTTGTGAATCTACATTCCATATTCTCATTATTGCCTATCTTAGTTCATCTGGACCATCAGTGTTAGATGAAGCATGTAACATCTACAATCGCATGGTGCACTTGGGAGGTTATAAGCCTCGGCTTAACTTACACAATTCTCTGTTTAAAGCTCTTTTGGGGAAGACATCGAGCGAGAGTAAACAATTTCTGAAACAGGCTGAATTTATATATCAGAACTTGACTTCCTCTGGATTGGAAATACACAGAGATATTTTCGGGGGTCTTATATGGCTTCACAGTTATCAAGATGTGGTCGATATGGAAAGAATCGCTGCACTAAGAGCAGAAATGCGGTCTAGAGGAATTAAAGAGAGCAAAGAGGTACTTGTGTCAGTTTTAAGAGCTTGCTCGAAGGATGGAAATGTGGAGGAAGCCGAAAGAACTTGGTCAAAACTTCTCTCCATCGATGGCAGTCCTCCTTCTCAAGCTTTTGTCTATCGTATGGAAGTATATGCAAAGATTGGAGAACCTACAAAATCTTTGAAAGTATTTAGGAGGATGCAGGAACAACTGGGTTCCACCTCCGTTGCAGCataccataaaataataaaggtgCTGTCTAAATATCAAAAACTAGACCTTGCAGATTCTATCATGTCCGAGTTCATAAACAGTGGTATGAAACAGCTGGTCCCATCATTCATCGATTTGATGAGGATGTACTCCGTTGCAGGTTTACATGAGAAACTGGAATCTACCTTTCTCTGGTACCGTGAAGTCTGCCATCCGAATCTGAcagtttttaatatttatttggatttgtTGGTGAATACTGGCAATCTGAGCCTGGCTGAAGAAATCTTCCATGAAATGCGTGGGAATGTGGCAATTGGTGTTGATTCTCGTGCTTGCAACAGTATCTTGAGAGGCTATATGACCTCTGCAGAGTATGTGAAGGCAGTAAAGATATACAATTTGATGCGCCAAAAGAAATACGACGTTGAGATTGAATCTTCATTGATGGAAAGACTTGATTATGTTCTTAGCTTGCGGGAGAAAGTAGTTGAAAAACCTATTAGGCTGAAGCTCACAGCAGAGCAACGAGAGGTTTTGACAGGGTTGCTTCTTGGGGGTGTGCAAATTAGATCAGATGGAGAGAGAAGATTGCATGCAATCCATTATGAATTTAATGAAGAGTCGAGGATCCATTCCATTTTTAAGAGACACATACATGATGAATTTCACGAGTGGTTAGGCTCTCATGATATGATGGTGGATAGCACTGCGGACATTCCTAGTTCTTTTACTACCATTTCACATTCTGATTTTACTTTCTATGCTAATCAGTTCTGGCCCAATGGACGTCCTTGTATACCAAAACTTATACATAGATGGTTGTCACCTCGCGTTCTTGCTTACTGGTATATGTACGGTGGTTACCGGACATCATCTGGTGATATTCTGTTGAGAGTAAAGGGAAGTTCAGAGGGTGTTGTGAGTATTCTTAAAGCACTGAAAGCCAAATCGTTACACTGCCGAGTAAAAAATAGAGGGAGGGTCTTTTGGATAGGATTTCTGGGGGACAATGCTACATTTTTCTGGAAGATGGTAGAGCCCTTCATTCTTGATGAGTTAAAGGGACTCCTTAAAGCAGGTGGCGACTCAAATGGATCCCTGGAAATCCAATGTATCAATTTTGACAGCGAATCAGAGTCTGACGAGAAGAAATCAGGTTACAGCGAACCTGACACGTCCTTGTCTGATTGA
- the LOC107003391 gene encoding uncharacterized protein LOC107003391, producing MPSPRNHRRGGSEEKNRKGKLSEKSMSFHVQSSENSTSELLRRPRTVPDLLSAGRISAGTGKSPEMKDKLKLTKLLLNVTIQRSIGPVHVLISLESTVQDLIAAALRQYSKEGRRPVLTSVIPADYDLHYSQFSLESLDREEKLIGLGSRNFFLCPKTSNSAGAGAGTSSSSSSCAKQADKATATKISLPWLKFMDFML from the exons ATGCCTTCTCCGAGAAATCACCGGAGAGGAGGCAGTGAGGAGAAGAATCGGAAGGGGAAGTTATCGGAGAAATCAATGTCGTTTCACGTACAGAGTTCGGAGAATAGTACGTCGGAGTTGCTGCGAAGGCCGAGAACAGTACCGGATTTGCTCTCCGCCGGTAGAATTTCAGCCGGAACCGGTAAATCGCCGGAAATGAAGGACAAATTGAAGTTAACGAAGTTGCTGTTGAATGTTACGATTCAGAGAAGTATAGGTCCTGTACATGTTCTAATTTCGCTTGAATCAACGGTTCAGGATCTCATCGCTGCCGCTCTCCGGCAATACTCGAAAGAAGGAAGACGGCCGGTTCTTACATCCGTCATTCCCGCCGATTACGATCTTCATTACTCGCAGTTCAGTTTAGAAA GTTTAGACAGGGAAGAGAAACTGATCGGATTAGGTTCTAGAAACTTCTTTCTATGTCCAAAAACGTCAAATTCCGCCGGCGCCGGTGCCGGAACATCGTCTTCTTCTTCGAGCTGTGCAAAGCAAGCTGATAAAGCTACTGCTACAAAAATTTCATTGCCTTGGCTCAAATTCATGGATTTCATGCTGTGA
- the LOC107004961 gene encoding pentatricopeptide repeat-containing protein At2g15820, chloroplastic isoform X2, whose protein sequence is MWKKFDINFGECGEKIPLNCMCVCENEAAFRVYKWMMQQHWFRFDFALATKLADFLGKERKHLKCREIFDDIINQGRVPCESTFHILIIAYLSSSGPSVLDEACNIYNRMVHLGGYKPRLNLHNSLFKALLGKTSSESKQFLKQAEFIYQNLTSSGLEIHRDIFGGLIWLHSYQDVVDMERIAALRAEMRSRGIKESKEVLVSVLRACSKDGNVEEAERTWSKLLSIDGSPPSQAFVYRMEVYAKIGEPTKSLKVFRRMQEQLGSTSVAAYHKIIKVLSKYQKLDLADSIMSEFINSGMKQLVPSFIDLMRMYSVAGLHEKLESTFLWYREVCHPNLTVFNIYLDLLVNTGNLSLAEEIFHEMRGNVAIGVDSRACNSILRGYMTSAEYVKAVKIYNLMRQKKYDVEIESSLMERLDYVLSLREKVVEKPIRLKLTAEQREVLTGLLLGGVQIRSDGERRLHAIHYEFNEESRIHSIFKRHIHDEFHEWLGSHDMMVDSTADIPSSFTTISHSDFTFYANQFWPNGRPCIPKLIHRWLSPRVLAYWYMYGGYRTSSGDILLRVKGSSEGVVSILKALKAKSLHCRVKNRGRVFWIGFLGDNATFFWKMVEPFILDELKGLLKAGGDSNGSLEIQCINFDSESESDEKKSGYSEPDTSLSD, encoded by the exons ATGTGGaagaaatttgatataaattttggaGAATGTGGAGAAAAAATTCCGTTGAACTGTATGTGTGTTTGCGAAAATGAAGCTGCTTTTAGG GTTTACAAATGGATGATGCAGCAACATTGGTTTCGATTTGATTTTGCTCTAGCTACAAAACTAGCAGATTTCTTGGGAAAGGAACGAAAGCACTTGAAGTGCCGGGAGATTTTTGATGACATAATTAATCAGGGACGAGTGCCTTGTGAATCTACATTCCATATTCTCATTATTGCCTATCTTAGTTCATCTGGACCATCAGTGTTAGATGAAGCATGTAACATCTACAATCGCATGGTGCACTTGGGAGGTTATAAGCCTCGGCTTAACTTACACAATTCTCTGTTTAAAGCTCTTTTGGGGAAGACATCGAGCGAGAGTAAACAATTTCTGAAACAGGCTGAATTTATATATCAGAACTTGACTTCCTCTGGATTGGAAATACACAGAGATATTTTCGGGGGTCTTATATGGCTTCACAGTTATCAAGATGTGGTCGATATGGAAAGAATCGCTGCACTAAGAGCAGAAATGCGGTCTAGAGGAATTAAAGAGAGCAAAGAGGTACTTGTGTCAGTTTTAAGAGCTTGCTCGAAGGATGGAAATGTGGAGGAAGCCGAAAGAACTTGGTCAAAACTTCTCTCCATCGATGGCAGTCCTCCTTCTCAAGCTTTTGTCTATCGTATGGAAGTATATGCAAAGATTGGAGAACCTACAAAATCTTTGAAAGTATTTAGGAGGATGCAGGAACAACTGGGTTCCACCTCCGTTGCAGCataccataaaataataaaggtgCTGTCTAAATATCAAAAACTAGACCTTGCAGATTCTATCATGTCCGAGTTCATAAACAGTGGTATGAAACAGCTGGTCCCATCATTCATCGATTTGATGAGGATGTACTCCGTTGCAGGTTTACATGAGAAACTGGAATCTACCTTTCTCTGGTACCGTGAAGTCTGCCATCCGAATCTGAcagtttttaatatttatttggatttgtTGGTGAATACTGGCAATCTGAGCCTGGCTGAAGAAATCTTCCATGAAATGCGTGGGAATGTGGCAATTGGTGTTGATTCTCGTGCTTGCAACAGTATCTTGAGAGGCTATATGACCTCTGCAGAGTATGTGAAGGCAGTAAAGATATACAATTTGATGCGCCAAAAGAAATACGACGTTGAGATTGAATCTTCATTGATGGAAAGACTTGATTATGTTCTTAGCTTGCGGGAGAAAGTAGTTGAAAAACCTATTAGGCTGAAGCTCACAGCAGAGCAACGAGAGGTTTTGACAGGGTTGCTTCTTGGGGGTGTGCAAATTAGATCAGATGGAGAGAGAAGATTGCATGCAATCCATTATGAATTTAATGAAGAGTCGAGGATCCATTCCATTTTTAAGAGACACATACATGATGAATTTCACGAGTGGTTAGGCTCTCATGATATGATGGTGGATAGCACTGCGGACATTCCTAGTTCTTTTACTACCATTTCACATTCTGATTTTACTTTCTATGCTAATCAGTTCTGGCCCAATGGACGTCCTTGTATACCAAAACTTATACATAGATGGTTGTCACCTCGCGTTCTTGCTTACTGGTATATGTACGGTGGTTACCGGACATCATCTGGTGATATTCTGTTGAGAGTAAAGGGAAGTTCAGAGGGTGTTGTGAGTATTCTTAAAGCACTGAAAGCCAAATCGTTACACTGCCGAGTAAAAAATAGAGGGAGGGTCTTTTGGATAGGATTTCTGGGGGACAATGCTACATTTTTCTGGAAGATGGTAGAGCCCTTCATTCTTGATGAGTTAAAGGGACTCCTTAAAGCAGGTGGCGACTCAAATGGATCCCTGGAAATCCAATGTATCAATTTTGACAGCGAATCAGAGTCTGACGAGAAGAAATCAGGTTACAGCGAACCTGACACGTCCTTGTCTGATTGA